A window from Kovacikia minuta CCNUW1 encodes these proteins:
- the thiD gene encoding bifunctional hydroxymethylpyrimidine kinase/phosphomethylpyrimidine kinase, producing MTLTPVALTIAGSDSGGGAGIQADLRTFAFHKVHGTSALTCVTAQNTLGVTRVDALPPESVAAQMEAVVKDIGVQAAKTGMLLNQEIITIVANQIKALGIQNLVVDPVMVSRTGAQLIGDQAIASLRSDLVPLATILTPNRYEAQILSGVEEISTLEEMQTAAQMIYQLGTKAVLVKGGGMPGSLRGVDVWFDGQQLKTLVTETVSTTNTHGTGCTLSAAIVANLALGQDPFSATQAAKNYVTTALKYALDIGQGQGPVGHFFPLIQSF from the coding sequence ATGACATTGACCCCTGTAGCACTCACGATCGCCGGGTCTGATAGTGGCGGTGGCGCAGGTATTCAGGCTGATCTGCGTACTTTTGCGTTCCACAAGGTACATGGTACGAGTGCGCTCACCTGTGTCACTGCCCAAAATACGCTGGGGGTAACAAGAGTTGATGCGCTCCCACCAGAATCCGTTGCAGCTCAAATGGAAGCAGTGGTTAAGGATATCGGGGTACAGGCAGCCAAAACTGGGATGCTGTTGAATCAGGAAATTATCACCATCGTTGCGAATCAGATTAAAGCCCTGGGCATCCAAAATCTGGTGGTTGACCCAGTAATGGTTTCTCGAACTGGAGCGCAGTTAATTGGTGATCAGGCGATCGCCAGCCTGCGGTCAGATCTTGTTCCGCTGGCAACAATCCTTACCCCCAATCGCTACGAAGCCCAAATCCTTTCTGGGGTTGAAGAAATTTCTACGTTAGAGGAAATGCAGACTGCGGCTCAAATGATCTATCAACTGGGTACAAAAGCGGTTTTGGTTAAAGGTGGAGGGATGCCAGGTTCACTCCGGGGTGTTGATGTCTGGTTTGATGGTCAACAACTCAAAACCTTGGTGACGGAAACAGTCTCTACAACAAATACTCACGGAACAGGTTGCACCCTTTCGGCGGCGATCGTGGCAAATCTGGCCCTTGGTCAAGATCCTTTTTCTGCCACGCAAGCAGCTAAAAACTATGTCACCACCGCCCTCAAGTACGCTCTGGATATTGGTCAGGGACAGGGACCGGTGGGGCACTTTTTCCCCCTAATCCAATCGTTCTAG
- a CDS encoding DUF2811 domain-containing protein — MNSTVSLLVEIPEVLHESLKNYLELRPDWDQDRVLTAALSLFLLQNRGTDPAPENAHQRQASRIYLDTLFKRPVGYN; from the coding sequence ATGAATAGTACTGTCAGTCTCCTGGTCGAAATCCCTGAAGTTCTACACGAATCCCTGAAGAACTATCTGGAGCTTCGTCCCGACTGGGATCAGGATCGGGTTCTTACCGCTGCACTGTCCCTCTTTTTGCTACAAAACCGAGGCACCGATCCTGCTCCAGAGAATGCCCACCAGCGTCAGGCATCTCGCATCTACCTGGATACACTGTTTAAGCGTCCAGTTGGATACAACTAG
- a CDS encoding STAS domain-containing protein yields MNTAINVIEPSGILDSILATQIRQEISTCVKEGSKVVLIDLQQVTFIDSSGLAGLAMAMKSLRSVGGRLCFCSVGEQPRMLFELTGMEAVFEFFSDRDEFEQTIA; encoded by the coding sequence ATGAACACTGCTATCAATGTGATTGAGCCTTCCGGCATTCTAGACAGCATTCTGGCAACTCAGATCCGGCAAGAGATCAGCACTTGTGTGAAAGAGGGTAGCAAAGTCGTCCTGATTGATTTGCAGCAGGTTACGTTTATCGACAGTTCGGGATTGGCGGGGCTGGCAATGGCAATGAAATCCCTACGGAGTGTAGGCGGGCGGCTGTGCTTTTGCTCCGTAGGCGAACAACCCCGAATGCTGTTTGAGCTGACGGGAATGGAAGCAGTGTTCGAGTTTTTCTCAGATCGGGATGAATTTGAGCAGACGATCGCTTAA
- a CDS encoding thioredoxin family protein, with protein sequence MTENSPNSPTSSGQTPSPLATRIRNFLIVMVAVVLSAALFLGLRTETGSATLTAIADDSVPLEIALGNGKPTLMEFYANWCTSCQAMAPDMESLKQQYNDEVNFVMLNVDNTKWLPEILSYRVDGIPHFVFLGKDGQSVAQAIGEQPRTIMEANLVALTTGEPLPYAQTTGQTSAFSPPTATQGATDPRSHGN encoded by the coding sequence ATGACTGAGAACTCTCCCAATTCTCCGACCTCCTCTGGTCAAACTCCGTCCCCCCTGGCAACCCGGATCAGAAATTTTTTGATTGTCATGGTAGCCGTTGTGCTGAGTGCTGCTTTATTTCTAGGACTGAGAACAGAAACCGGATCAGCGACCCTGACCGCGATCGCCGATGACTCCGTTCCCCTGGAAATTGCACTGGGAAATGGTAAACCAACGCTGATGGAGTTTTATGCCAACTGGTGTACCAGCTGTCAGGCAATGGCACCGGATATGGAGTCCCTAAAGCAGCAGTACAACGACGAAGTGAACTTTGTCATGTTGAACGTGGACAACACGAAATGGCTACCAGAAATTCTGTCCTACCGGGTTGATGGCATTCCCCACTTTGTTTTCTTAGGCAAGGATGGGCAATCGGTTGCCCAGGCGATCGGCGAACAACCCCGCACCATCATGGAAGCAAATCTGGTCGCGTTGACAACAGGCGAACCCCTTCCCTATGCCCAGACAACCGGACAAACGTCTGCCTTTTCTCCTCCCACCGCTACCCAGGGTGCGACAGATCCTCGGAGTCACGGGAATTAG
- a CDS encoding RecB family exonuclease — protein sequence MAYQISATKLQAYNRCPYAYYLRYERKLTTNEFFGSTALGIALHQALAQCHRDWHYRHPLPDIRWVHHCWQQHSTDLTPNQISEGAEILENYYYNFIANQVAITQPLAVEGRIQGCLQVENLEFLITGRYDRVDFLPDGLELIDYKSGRETKLPDSREMDVQIGLYYLALEQTYHQSLKYLSLLFLRTGEKVQFEATEAHKERVQEMISNLAVRLRYDRGWEPIPGGQCDRCTFARYCAAVTANPAPLPEVHSKSQLQLVLNL from the coding sequence ATGGCTTACCAGATCTCAGCAACAAAACTTCAGGCATATAACCGTTGCCCCTATGCCTACTATCTGCGATACGAGCGGAAGCTGACGACGAACGAATTTTTTGGTTCGACAGCGTTGGGTATTGCGTTGCATCAGGCGCTTGCCCAATGCCATCGAGACTGGCACTATCGTCATCCACTGCCAGATATCCGCTGGGTGCATCACTGCTGGCAGCAACACTCAACCGATCTGACTCCAAATCAGATTTCGGAGGGGGCAGAGATTCTGGAAAATTATTACTACAATTTCATTGCCAATCAGGTTGCAATCACCCAACCGCTGGCTGTTGAAGGTAGAATTCAGGGTTGTTTGCAGGTCGAGAATTTGGAGTTCTTGATCACAGGACGGTACGATCGCGTCGATTTCCTTCCCGATGGGCTGGAGTTGATCGACTACAAATCAGGTCGGGAGACAAAGTTACCCGATTCCAGGGAAATGGATGTCCAGATTGGGCTTTATTACCTGGCGCTGGAGCAAACCTATCACCAAAGCCTGAAGTATCTGAGCCTTTTGTTTCTCCGCACAGGGGAGAAAGTTCAATTTGAAGCAACGGAGGCACATAAAGAGCGGGTTCAGGAAATGATTAGTAATTTGGCAGTACGGTTGCGCTATGACCGGGGGTGGGAACCTATCCCTGGAGGACAGTGCGATCGCTGCACCTTCGCTCGCTATTGCGCGGCTGTAACTGCAAACCCCGCTCCCTTACCAGAAGTTCATTCCAAGTCTCAGTTGCAGTTGGTACTGAATCTTTAG
- a CDS encoding phasin family protein — translation MGLGDLVQKAVYLGIGVASLAGEKAGEKIAELRVQVQKLADEMVERGEMTTEEARKFVDDMVNKAQQPAANTSDAAKPAEPRRIEIVTDEEEPDQATTSQTDEMRRQVMELQEELRRLKRDKL, via the coding sequence ATGGGGTTGGGTGATCTGGTTCAGAAAGCGGTCTATCTTGGAATTGGCGTCGCGTCGCTTGCGGGTGAAAAAGCAGGTGAAAAGATTGCAGAACTACGGGTTCAGGTACAAAAGCTTGCCGATGAGATGGTTGAGCGGGGCGAAATGACGACCGAAGAAGCCCGCAAGTTTGTAGACGATATGGTCAATAAAGCCCAGCAACCCGCTGCGAACACTTCCGATGCTGCAAAACCGGCGGAACCCCGCAGAATCGAAATTGTGACAGACGAGGAAGAGCCTGACCAAGCTACCACCAGTCAGACCGATGAAATGCGACGGCAAGTGATGGAGTTGCAGGAAGAGCTAAGAAGACTGAAACGAGATAAGCTTTAG
- a CDS encoding ATP-dependent Clp protease ATP-binding subunit, giving the protein MFELFTETAIKTVMLSQEEARRLGHNFVGTEQLLLGIIREGTSIAAEVLADLGVTLDAARTEAEGITGRGSGVIPAEIPFTPSVKRIFEQAIQESRQIGQNYIAPEHLLLAIASNDAGVAVKVLKNLDVNPTELWNQLRQVIDEVAAVPIGAQPERSFSNYSDSKAVTLEEFGTNLTRLAMEGKLDPVVGRQQEIERVIQILGRRTKNNPILLGEPGVGKTAIAEGIAQRIVHQDVPDILEDKQVISLDMGSLVAGTRFRGDFEERLKRILEEVRTAGNIILVIDEVHTLVGAGSIEGGMDAANLLKPALARGELQCVGATTLDEYRKHIERDAALERRFQPVTIGEPSVDETIEILHGLRDRYEQHHRVQITDAALEAAARWSDRYISDRFLPDKAIDLIDEAGSRVRLANTPQSATKELKQELRKVVQAKEEAVQVQDFEAATKWRDRELELEAEIKGSHEVKDAKTSRHADAESFSTQNSKLKTQNLSTPSVTEEDIAQIVASWTGVPVSKLTETESTQLLYLEDTLHQRVIGQDEAVKAVSRALRRARVGLKNPNRPIASFFFSGPTGVGKTELAKALAAYFFGSEESMIRLDMSEFMESHTVSKLIGSPPGYVGYDEGGQLTEAVRRKPYTVVLFDEIEKAHPDVFNMLLQLLDDGRLTDSQGRTVDFKNTLIIMTSNVGSRVIEKGGGGFGFEFADNQSEAQYQRIQSLVNEELKQFFRPEFLNRLDEIITFRQLSRDEVKQIADLMLRELSDRLVDQDITIAVSDRVKDHLVEQGYSPAYGARSLRRVITQVLEDALAEAMLSGTIHAGDQAIVDLDETGNVTIHTAEQSERRFEMTAVR; this is encoded by the coding sequence ATGTTCGAACTCTTTACAGAAACCGCCATTAAGACAGTCATGTTGTCCCAGGAAGAAGCTCGTCGGTTGGGACACAACTTTGTCGGCACGGAACAACTGCTGCTTGGCATCATCAGAGAGGGAACTAGCATCGCAGCTGAAGTGCTGGCAGATCTGGGAGTCACTCTAGATGCTGCAAGGACGGAGGCAGAAGGAATTACCGGACGTGGATCGGGGGTGATTCCGGCTGAAATACCGTTTACACCCAGTGTCAAGCGCATTTTTGAGCAGGCGATTCAGGAATCTCGTCAGATCGGGCAAAATTATATTGCACCAGAGCATTTGCTGTTGGCGATCGCCAGTAACGATGCAGGCGTTGCGGTTAAGGTCTTAAAGAACCTGGATGTGAATCCCACGGAACTCTGGAACCAGTTGCGGCAAGTCATTGATGAAGTTGCTGCTGTTCCTATTGGGGCACAGCCAGAGCGTTCTTTCAGTAACTATTCCGACTCTAAAGCAGTCACGCTGGAAGAGTTTGGCACTAACCTGACCCGTCTGGCAATGGAAGGTAAGCTCGATCCAGTGGTTGGTCGCCAGCAGGAAATTGAACGGGTAATTCAGATCCTGGGTCGTCGCACCAAGAACAACCCGATTTTGCTGGGGGAACCAGGGGTTGGGAAAACCGCGATCGCCGAAGGCATCGCCCAACGAATTGTTCATCAGGATGTTCCCGATATTCTGGAAGACAAGCAAGTGATCAGCCTGGATATGGGGTCGCTAGTAGCGGGTACCCGCTTCCGGGGAGACTTTGAGGAACGGCTGAAGCGCATCCTGGAAGAAGTCCGCACGGCTGGCAACATCATTCTGGTAATTGACGAAGTGCATACCCTGGTGGGAGCAGGTTCGATCGAAGGTGGCATGGATGCTGCCAATTTGCTGAAGCCTGCCCTGGCACGGGGCGAACTGCAATGCGTTGGTGCCACCACCCTGGATGAATATCGCAAACACATCGAACGGGATGCTGCCCTCGAACGTCGCTTCCAACCCGTCACCATTGGTGAACCCAGCGTTGATGAAACGATCGAAATTCTGCACGGTCTGCGCGATCGCTATGAGCAGCACCACAGAGTCCAAATCACTGACGCTGCTTTGGAAGCTGCCGCCCGTTGGTCTGACCGCTACATCAGCGATCGCTTCTTGCCCGACAAAGCGATCGACCTGATCGACGAAGCGGGTTCCCGTGTGCGGTTGGCGAACACGCCCCAATCGGCAACAAAGGAACTGAAGCAAGAACTGCGCAAGGTTGTGCAGGCGAAGGAAGAAGCCGTTCAAGTTCAAGACTTTGAAGCCGCAACAAAGTGGCGCGATCGGGAGTTGGAGTTGGAGGCAGAAATTAAGGGAAGTCACGAGGTAAAAGACGCAAAGACAAGCAGACACGCAGATGCGGAGAGTTTTTCAACTCAAAACTCAAAACTTAAAACTCAAAACCTCTCTACTCCCTCTGTCACCGAAGAAGATATCGCTCAAATCGTCGCTTCCTGGACAGGTGTTCCAGTTAGCAAGTTGACTGAGACTGAATCAACCCAATTGCTCTATCTGGAAGATACTTTGCACCAACGGGTAATTGGACAGGATGAGGCGGTGAAAGCGGTTTCTAGAGCATTGCGGCGGGCACGGGTCGGGTTGAAAAATCCCAATCGTCCGATCGCCAGTTTCTTCTTCTCCGGTCCTACAGGAGTTGGTAAGACCGAACTGGCAAAGGCACTGGCAGCCTACTTCTTTGGCTCAGAAGAATCCATGATCCGGTTGGATATGTCCGAGTTTATGGAATCTCACACCGTCTCCAAACTGATTGGCTCGCCTCCCGGTTATGTCGGTTACGACGAAGGGGGGCAGTTGACAGAAGCCGTCCGACGCAAGCCCTATACAGTGGTTCTGTTTGACGAAATCGAAAAAGCCCATCCCGATGTGTTCAACATGCTGTTGCAACTGTTGGACGATGGACGCCTGACCGATTCCCAAGGGCGCACGGTGGACTTCAAGAACACCCTGATTATCATGACTTCTAATGTCGGTTCCAGAGTGATCGAGAAAGGGGGTGGTGGGTTTGGTTTCGAGTTTGCCGACAACCAGAGTGAAGCTCAATATCAACGGATTCAATCGCTGGTGAATGAGGAACTGAAGCAGTTCTTCCGCCCAGAGTTCCTTAACCGTCTGGATGAGATCATCACCTTCCGGCAACTTAGCCGCGATGAAGTCAAACAAATTGCCGATCTGATGCTACGGGAATTGTCCGATCGCCTGGTTGATCAGGACATCACGATTGCAGTCAGCGATCGGGTCAAAGATCACCTGGTCGAACAGGGTTACAGCCCTGCCTACGGTGCCCGCTCACTGAGACGAGTAATCACACAGGTGTTGGAAGATGCCCTCGCGGAAGCGATGCTGTCTGGCACGATTCATGCAGGCGATCAGGCGATCGTTGACCTGGATGAAACTGGTAACGTCACTATCCATACCGCTGAACAGTCAGAGCGAAGATTCGAGATGACGGCAGTGCGGTAG
- a CDS encoding HAD family hydrolase has protein sequence MSASFPTVLALDFDGVICNGLKEYFQTAWQAYCNLWQVENQFPPSGVAEQFYRLRPVVETGWEMPVLVRAIMLGIPEADIFQNWIAVPQSGSAAIGIAQQILQQDNLNAAKCIAEVDGIRDRWIASDPDSWLAEQTFYPGVIDRLKSTLASPTIVVIVSTKEKRFIEQLLQQQNVDLTNLRIFGKEVKRPKHQVLRELIAEYGSEQTFWFVEDRLKTLQGIQLQPDLETVSLFLADWGYNTTAERELAASNPHINLISLKQFSQDFLVWMGEERVG, from the coding sequence ATGTCTGCGAGTTTCCCGACTGTTCTTGCGCTTGATTTTGATGGCGTCATCTGTAATGGATTGAAGGAGTATTTTCAGACCGCATGGCAGGCTTACTGCAACCTGTGGCAGGTTGAAAACCAGTTCCCTCCAAGTGGTGTGGCTGAGCAATTCTACCGCCTGCGACCTGTGGTGGAAACGGGTTGGGAGATGCCGGTACTTGTGCGGGCAATTATGCTGGGAATTCCTGAAGCTGATATTTTTCAGAACTGGATAGCAGTGCCCCAGAGTGGTTCTGCTGCGATCGGCATTGCCCAACAGATTTTGCAGCAGGACAATCTCAATGCAGCGAAATGTATCGCAGAGGTGGATGGTATTCGCGATCGCTGGATTGCTTCAGACCCGGATAGTTGGTTAGCAGAGCAAACCTTTTACCCTGGGGTAATCGATCGGCTCAAATCCACCCTGGCAAGCCCGACCATTGTTGTCATTGTCAGCACCAAAGAGAAACGCTTCATCGAGCAGCTTCTCCAACAACAAAATGTTGATTTAACCAACCTGCGGATTTTTGGCAAAGAGGTAAAACGCCCCAAACACCAAGTCTTACGAGAACTCATTGCAGAGTACGGTAGTGAGCAAACCTTTTGGTTTGTAGAAGACCGACTGAAAACCTTACAAGGGATTCAACTTCAGCCAGACCTGGAAACAGTTTCGCTGTTTCTCGCAGATTGGGGCTACAACACCACAGCAGAAAGAGAACTGGCAGCAAGCAACCCGCACATCAACCTGATATCTCTAAAGCAATTTAGTCAAGACTTTTTAGTGTGGATGGGTGAAGAGAGGGTGGGGTGA
- a CDS encoding response regulator, with the protein MYRIAVIDDNAAWCFALENFLSLNGFAVSTFNDAGAFFKVAEQFDMALVDFSMPSPCYQKEINGPELIAQVKQRLRRRPILILVSAYFTEEILRDARYICPEADAHLSKSAGLKGILHKVTQFAEEASGVSSSLRQK; encoded by the coding sequence ATGTATCGAATCGCTGTAATCGACGATAATGCTGCCTGGTGTTTTGCCCTTGAGAATTTTCTGTCGTTAAACGGTTTTGCTGTATCTACGTTTAACGATGCCGGGGCGTTTTTTAAAGTCGCTGAACAGTTTGATATGGCTCTGGTGGATTTTTCCATGCCATCCCCCTGTTATCAAAAGGAAATTAATGGTCCAGAGTTAATTGCTCAAGTCAAACAGCGCCTGAGAAGGCGTCCCATTCTGATCCTTGTTTCAGCTTACTTTACGGAAGAAATTCTTCGGGATGCTCGATACATTTGCCCTGAGGCTGATGCCCATTTAAGTAAGAGTGCGGGTTTGAAAGGAATCTTGCATAAAGTTACACAGTTTGCAGAAGAAGCATCCGGTGTGTCTAGTTCGTTAAGGCAGAAATAA
- a CDS encoding NIL domain-containing protein has protein sequence MKKRVTLTFPKRSVQMPVTYRLAKDFNVAANIIRAQVAPNQIGKLVVELSGDIDQLDAAIDWMRSQDINVSFSNREILIDEESCVDCGLCTGVCPTEALTLDPQSFKLTFTRSRCIVCEQCIPTCPVQAISTNF, from the coding sequence GTGAAAAAACGTGTCACGCTGACCTTCCCCAAGCGTTCTGTTCAAATGCCGGTTACCTATCGGCTGGCAAAGGATTTTAATGTCGCTGCCAATATCATTCGTGCCCAGGTCGCCCCAAACCAGATTGGAAAATTGGTTGTGGAGTTATCGGGGGATATTGACCAATTGGATGCGGCGATCGACTGGATGCGATCGCAGGATATTAACGTCTCCTTTTCGAATCGAGAAATTTTGATCGATGAGGAGTCCTGTGTTGACTGTGGTTTGTGCACTGGCGTTTGCCCAACCGAAGCGCTAACCCTTGATCCGCAATCGTTTAAGCTAACCTTTACGCGATCGCGCTGCATCGTGTGTGAACAATGCATTCCCACCTGTCCGGTGCAGGCAATTTCGACGAATTTTTAG